A single Microbaculum marinisediminis DNA region contains:
- a CDS encoding mannan-binding lectin codes for MIHRLAAAMAAAFFVVGVVAAAPVLARDINAGPIWSDQDARNKCPSVCAGAGGAWNGSWHTTAPGRMSVCSCRFGGGSSGRREGRSFDAGPIWSDQQAKTVCPAVCTSHNRRWQGEWRTTVPGRMSECTCYR; via the coding sequence ATGATTCACCGCCTGGCCGCAGCGATGGCTGCGGCATTTTTCGTCGTCGGCGTCGTTGCCGCCGCACCGGTCCTGGCCAGGGACATCAACGCCGGCCCGATCTGGAGCGATCAGGACGCCCGAAACAAGTGTCCTTCCGTTTGCGCGGGGGCGGGCGGGGCCTGGAACGGAAGCTGGCACACCACGGCTCCGGGGCGGATGTCGGTTTGCAGTTGCCGGTTCGGCGGCGGCAGCAGCGGCCGGCGCGAGGGGCGCAGCTTCGATGCCGGCCCGATCTGGAGCGACCAGCAGGCCAAGACCGTCTGTCCGGCGGTCTGCACGAGCCATAACCGGCGCTGGCAGGGAGAGTGGCGGACGA